The following are encoded together in the Acyrthosiphon pisum isolate AL4f unplaced genomic scaffold, pea_aphid_22Mar2018_4r6ur Scaffold_21598;HRSCAF=24379, whole genome shotgun sequence genome:
- the LOC103308069 gene encoding nascent polypeptide-associated complex subunit alpha, muscle-specific form gives MNLPIMKLDVLGFSADPQSPNGGFGGELQPPDGGIGGDPQPPVGGFGCEVQPPVEGFGGDPQPPVGGFGGDPQPPDGGFGVAPQTPAPPDGDFAGNPQPPVGGFGVDPQPPVGGFGVNPQPPDEDFGGELQPPAEVNAETPIGWLHIVTKTSSGGCGSPPKPPSGGCGSPAKSPSGGCGSPPKSPTGGCGSTPKPPTSGCGSTPKPPTGGCSSPPISPTGGCGGPSKPQTAGGCGATPKPPSGGFGSPEKLPSGGCGSPPKPPSGGCGSTPKPPTSGCGSTPKPPTGGCSSPPISPTGGCGGPSKPQTAGGCGATPKPPSGGFGSPEKLPSGGCGSPPKPPSGGCGSTPKPPTSGCGSTPKPPTGGCSSPPISPTGGCGGPPKLTSGGCGLLPKVTSGGCGSPPKPSTGGCGAPPKLTSGGCGSPPKLSTGGCGAPPKLTSGSCGSPQKAPTDGCGLPQKPSTGGCGAPLKLTSGGCGSPPKPPTGGCGSHPKPPTGGCGSHQKPPSGGCGSPPKPPTGGCGATPKPPAGGCGLSAKSQSGGCGSPPKPPADSCSSPPKSSSGGCGSTPKPPTGGCGLPAKSPSGGCGSPLKTPTDGCGATPKPPAGGCGSPPKLPSGGCGSPPKPPTSGCGATPKPSTGGCSSPPKPPTSCCGSAPKPQTAGVCGETPKPPSGGCGSPPKPRTGGCGSPPKPSTGGCTSQPKPPTSGCGSPPIPPSGGCNSPAKPPS, from the exons ATGAATTTACccattatgaaacttgatg TCTTAGGTTTCTCGGCAGACCCACAATCACCAAACGGGGGTTTCGGTGGTGAATTGCAGCCACCAGACGGAGGTATTGGTGGTGATCCACAGCCACCAGTTGGAGGTTTTGGTTGCGAAGTACAGCCACCAGTTGAAGGTTTCGGTGGTGATCCGCAGCCGCCAGTCGGAGGTTTTGGTGGCGATCCACAGCCACCAGATGGAGGTTTCGGTGTCGCTCCACAGACACCAGCA CCGCCCGATGGTGATTTTGCTGGCAATCCACAGCCACCGGTTGGAGGTTTTGGTGTTGATCCGCAGCCACCAGTTGGAGGTTTCGGTGTTAATCCGCAGCCTCCAGACGAAGATTTCGGTGGTGAACTACAGCCACCAGCCGAAG TCAACGCTGAAACTCCCATCGGTTGGCTGCATATCGTCACCAAAACTTCGTCAGGGGGCTGTGGATCACCACCGAAACCTCCATCGGGCGGATGTGGATCGCCAGCAAAATCACCATCGGGCGGCTGTGGATCGCCACCGAAATCTCCGACTGGTGGCTGTGGATCGACACCAAAACCTCCGACTAGTGGCTGCGGATCGACACCAAAACCTCCAACTGGTGGCTGTAGTTCACCACCGATATCTCCGACTGGTGGCTGTGGAGGGCCATCAAAACCTCAAACTGCTGGTGGCTGTGGAGCGACACCGAAACCTCCATCGGGCGGATTTGGATCGCCAGAAAAATTACCATCGGGCGGCTGTGGATCACCACCGAAACCTCCGTCTGGTGGCTGTGGATCGACACCAAAACCTCCGACTAGTGGCTGCGGATCGACACCAAAACCTCCAACTGGTGGCTGTAGTTCACCACCGATATCTCCGACTGGTGGCTGTGGAGGGCCATCAAAACCTCAAACTGCTGGTGGCTGTGGAGCGACACCGAAACCTCCATCGGGCGGATTTGGATCGCCAGAAAAATTACCATCGGGCGGCTGTGGATCACCACCGAAACCTCCGTCTGGTGGCTGTGGATCGACACCAAAACCTCCGACTAGTGGCTGCGGATCGACACCAAAACCTCCAACTGGTGGCTGTAGTTCACCACCGATATCTCCGACTGGTGGCTGTGGAGGGCCACCAAAACTTACATCGGGGGGTTGTGGGTTGCTACCAAAAGTTACGTCTGGAGGCTGTGGATCGCCACCAAAACCTTCAACTGGAGGATGTGGAGCGCCACCAAAACTTACATCTGGAGGCTGTGGATCGCCACCAAAACTTTCAACTGGAGGATGTGGAGCGCCACCAAAACTTACATCTGGAAGCTGTGGATCGCCACAAAAAGCTCCAACTGATGGCTGTGGATTGCCACAAAAACCTTCAACTGGTGGATGTGGAGCGCCATTAAAACTTACATCTGGAGGCTGCGGATCACCACCAAAACCTCCAACTGGCGGCTGTGGTTCGCATCCAAAACCACCAACTGGCGGCTGTGGTTCGCATCAAAAACCACCATCGGGCGGCTGTGGATCGCCACCGAAACCTCCAACTGGTGGCTGTGGAGCGACACCGAAACCTCCGGCTGGTGGCTGTGGATTGTCAGCAAAATCACAATCGGGCGGCTGTGGATCGCCACCGAAACCTCCGGCTGATAGCTGTAGTTCACCACCGAAATCTTCGTCTGGAGGCTGCGGATCAACACCGAAACCCCCAACGGGTGGCTGTGGATTGCCAGCAAAATCACCATCGGGCGGCTGTGGATCGCCACTGAAAACTCCAACTGATGGCTGTGGAGCGACACCGAAACCTCCAGCTGGTGGCTGCGGATCACCACCGAAACTTCCAAGTGGTGGCTGTGGATCGCCACCGAAACCTCCGACTAGTGGCTGTGGAGCGACACCGAAACCTTCGACTGGTGGGTGTAGTTCTCCACCAAAACCTCCGACTAGTTGCTGCGGATCGGCACCGAAACCTCAAACTGCTGGTGTCTGTGGAGAGACACCGAAACCTCCATCTGGTGGCTGTGGATCGCCACCAAAACCTCGGACCGGCGGCTGCGGATCACCACCGAAACCTTCAACTGGTGGCTGTACTTCGCAACCAAAACCTCCAACTAGTGGCTGTGGATCACCACCAATACCTCCGTCTGGTGGCTGCAATTCACCTGCGAAACCCCCATCTG
- the LOC115034940 gene encoding bile salt-activated lipase-like, with the protein MQAARHLLGSIVNASRLALRQSSAMGALAIRTKSTIARSSSGCVSPSHLKNIGFNLPFWDKTSSSDCESTLKLPSVGCISSPKPSSGGCGSPPKPPSGGCGSPAKSPSSGCGSPPKSPTGGCRSTPKPPTSGCGSTPKPPTGGCSSPPKLTSGGCGLLPKPQTAGGCGSPPKPSTGGFGSPLKLPSGGCGSPPKPPSGGCGSHPKPPTGGCGSHQKPPSGGCGATPKPPTGGCGSPPKPPAGGCSSPPKPSTGGCGSPPKPSTGGCGSTPKPPTGGCGLPAKPPSGGCGSPPKPIILYYSN; encoded by the coding sequence ATGCAAGCAGCAAGACATCTATTGGGGTCAATCGTCAATGCATCACGTCTTGCACTACGGCAGTCGTCAGCCATGGGTGCTTTGGCTATTCGGACGAAGAGTACCATTGCCAGAAGTTCATCAGGATGTGTTTCACCGAGCCACTTAAAGAACATCGGATTTAACCTTCCATTTTGGGATAAGACTTCATCTAGTGATTGTGAGTCAACGCTGAAACTCCCATCAGTTGGCTGCATATCGTCACCAAAACCTTCGTCAGGGGGCTGTGGATCACCACCGAAACCTCCATCGGGCGGATGTGGATCGCCAGCAAAATCACCATCGAGCGGCTGTGGATCGCCACCGAAATCTCCGACTGGTGGCTGTAGATCGACACCAAAACCTCCGACTAGTGGCTGCGGATCGACACCAAAACCTCCAACTGGTGGCTGTAGTTCACCACCAAAACTAACATCGGGGGGTTGTGGGTTGCTACCAAAACCTCAAACTGCTGGTGGCTGTGGATCGCCACCGAAACCTTCAACTGGAGGATTTGGATCGCCATTAAAATTACCATCGGGCGGCTGCGGATCACCACCAAAACCTCCGTCTGGTGGCTGTGGTTCGCATCCAAAACCACCAACTGGCGGCTGTGGTTCGCATCAAAAACCACCATCGGGTGGCTGTGGAGCGACACCGAAACCTCCAACTGGTGGCTGTGGATCACCACCGAAACCTCCGGCTGGAGGCTGTAGTTCACCACCGAAACCTTCAACTGGAGGATGTGGATCACCACCAAAACCTTCAACTGGTGGCTGTGGATCAACACCAAAACCTCCAACTGGTGGCTGTGGATTGCCAGCAAAACCACCATCGGGTGGCTGTGGATCGCCACCgaaacctattattttatattattctaattaa